The Tautonia plasticadhaerens nucleotide sequence TCATCGGCGGTCCGGTCCGGCGTCGGCCGCCGGGGGGGGCGGCCGGGTGCCTGGGGTCTCGAAGATCTGAGGGCATCACGTCGACCCTCCGTCCGGCGAGTGGCGGTCCGACTCGGTGTGCGGGTCGGCTCGGTGGCGTGCGAGCGGCCGGGCCCGGCTCAGGTGCCGGACTGGTCGGCCTCGTCGAGCACGTCGAGCACCTGCTCCCGAGTGCGGGCCTGGCGAAGGAAGCGGACGAACTGCTCGTCCTTCAGGTGGCGCGAGATGTTCTCGAGCGCCCGGAGGTGGTCCCCCGGCTGGTTGGGCGGCGAGACCAGCAGGAAGAGGATGTCCACCGGCTCGCCGTCCAGGGCGGCGAACTCGACCCCCTTGGGCGAGAGGGCCACCGTGCCGATCAGCCGGTCGACCGTCGGGTGCCTCGTGTGGGGCACGGCCACGCCCTGGCCGATCCCGGTCGACCCGAGCTCCTCCCGGTTGAGGATCGCCCGGGTCACCCCCTCCAGGTCGGCCTCGGCCAGTCGGCCGGCGTCCCGGAGGCCAGCCACGATCTCGCGGATGGCCTCCTCCTTGGTCGTCGCGTGCAGGTCGACGGTCACTGCCTCGCGCACGACGAAGTCCGAGAGTTTCATGCGGTCCTCCATCCGTCGAGGCGACACCGGCCTGCGATGGCCACGGAATCATGGCGCCTCGACCCGAGCCCCGATTCCCGGGGCGGCCGACCCCCGGCCAGCCGGACTGGCTAGCCGGCCGGCGGCGGCTCATCCGATCCCGGGGGTTCGGGCAGGTCCGGCCGCGTCGGGGAGGTGCCCCCCTGGGGGACCTCGTCGCGGTGGTCCTGGATCCGTCCCTTGTAGCGGCGGATCTGCTGCTCGATCATGTGGACCACCTGGTCCGTCACCGCCTCCAGCCCCGGGGCGTCCCCCCGGGCCACGAAATCGTGCTTGTGCTCGGCCGAGACCACCATCTCCATCCACCAACCGCTCTTCTGATGATCGACGACAACCTCGATCTCCATGAGGCGATTGAAGTACTTGAGCAGCTTTTCGGCCTTTTCTTGCACGTACGCTTGCTGAGAGGGGTCGAGACTCAGACCATGGCGGCTCGAAATTTCGATGTGCACCCGACTGCTCCTTCCGGCATGCCCGTCTCGCTGGACCACCCGGGCGCGTACCAAAAGTAACCGGATCGGGCCCGGGTGGTCAAGGGTGCTGCGGCCCCGGGGGGGCGACCGGGGGGGCCCGGCCGACCCGGGGGCGGGGGCTGTCGCCCCCCGGACCGATCCCGTATGCTCCGGCTCACCTTAACGCACGCGGGGCGGCCCGCGACGGCGGGGGGAAAGGGCCGGCCGGCCGCCCGGGCCGATCGCCCGGGGCAGGGGGGACGTCGATGGGGAACGTCTGGATCCAGGACTACGACCCGATCGGCTCCTGGCCGCTCTCCACCCTGGCCGCGGCCGTGCCGGTGCTGGCCCTGCTCGGCCTGCTCGGCTCGGGCCGGGCGACGGCCTGGCAGGCGGCCCTGGCCGGGCTGGTCTCGGCCATGGCGACCGCCGTCCTGGTCTTCGGGATGCCCGCCGACATGGTCCTGGCCGGCGCCGGCGTCGGCATGGTCTTCGCCCTGTTCCGGATCGTCTGGCTGATCGCCGCGGCCGTCTTCCTCTACAACATCGCCGTCGACACCGGCCAGTTCGAGGTCATGAAGGCCTCCGTCGCCGGGCTCTCGGGGGACCGGCGGATCCAGGCGATCCTGGTCGCCTTCTCCTTCGGCGCCTTCATCGAGGGGGCGGCCGGCTTCGGGGCCCCGGTGGCCATCTCGGCGGCCTTCCTCGTCGGGCTGGGGTTCCGCCCCCTGCAGGCGGCGATCCTCTGCCTGGTGGCCAACACCGCCCCCGTCGCCTGGGGCGCCATCGGGACGCCGATCCGGGCCCTGGGGGAGGTGACGGGCCTGGACCCCGAATTGCTCAGCGCCACCGCCGGCCGGATCCTGCCGCTGCTCTCGCTGGTCGTCCCCTGCTGGCTGGTGCGGATGATGGTGGGATGGCGGGAGACCTTGGCCGTCTGGCCCGCCCTGCTGACGATGGGAGGGTCGTTCGCGGCGGCGCAGTTCGCCTGGTCGAACTTCGTCGGCTACGAGCTGGTGGACATCATCTCCTCGATCGCCAGCCTGGCGGCGGGCGTCGTCCTGCTGAAGGTCTGGAGGCCCAGGCAGGAGTGGCGGTTCCCCGAGGAGCGGGCCGAGACCGGGGCCGGGGCCGAGGGGGGCACCGACTCGGTCGACCTGGACCCGTCCGGCAAGCTGACCCCCGGCCGGGTCGCCCGGGCCTGGATGCCCTTCGGCCTGCTGACGGCCCTGGTCATCCTCTGGGGGGTGCCGGCGATCAAGGGGGCGATGGAGTCGGCCACCTCCTTCAACCCGCCGATGCCCCGGCTGCACGCCCCCCTGGCCGACGCCTCGACCACGCTCGGCTGGCCCGCCCCGGTGCTCGACTCCGCGTCCCGGTCGGGGGCGGCCTTCGTCTCCCGGGTCGCCAAGGGGGAGGCGGTCACCGGCCGGGCCGAGCCGATCGCCTCCGACTTCGAGAAGGTGACGCTGGACGTCGCCCCGGTCGCCTCGACCGGCACCGGCATCTTCCTCGCCGCGATCCTCAGCGGGGCGCTGCTCGGGCTGGGCGCCCGGGACATGCTCCGGATCTTCGGCAAGACGGCGTACAGCCTCCGATGGGCGGCGGCGGCGATCCTCTGCATGCTCGCCCTGGGATTCGTGACCAAGCTCTCGGGGATGGACGCCGTGCTCGGCCTGGCCTTCACCCGGACCGGTCCGATGCTCTACCCGATCTTCGGCACGTTGCTCGGCTGGCTCGGCGTGGCGCTGACCGGCTCGGACACGGCGAGCAACGTCCTGTTCGGCAACCTCCAGCGGATCACGGCCGAGAAGCTGGGGCTGGACCCGATCCTGATGGCCTCGGCCAACTCGACCGGCGGCGTGATGGGCAAGATGGTGGACGCCCA carries:
- a CDS encoding HPF/RaiA family ribosome-associated protein, coding for MVQRDGHAGRSSRVHIEISSRHGLSLDPSQQAYVQEKAEKLLKYFNRLMEIEVVVDHQKSGWWMEMVVSAEHKHDFVARGDAPGLEAVTDQVVHMIEQQIRRYKGRIQDHRDEVPQGGTSPTRPDLPEPPGSDEPPPAG
- a CDS encoding PTS sugar transporter subunit IIA, whose translation is MKLSDFVVREAVTVDLHATTKEEAIREIVAGLRDAGRLAEADLEGVTRAILNREELGSTGIGQGVAVPHTRHPTVDRLIGTVALSPKGVEFAALDGEPVDILFLLVSPPNQPGDHLRALENISRHLKDEQFVRFLRQARTREQVLDVLDEADQSGT
- a CDS encoding L-lactate permease, whose amino-acid sequence is MGNVWIQDYDPIGSWPLSTLAAAVPVLALLGLLGSGRATAWQAALAGLVSAMATAVLVFGMPADMVLAGAGVGMVFALFRIVWLIAAAVFLYNIAVDTGQFEVMKASVAGLSGDRRIQAILVAFSFGAFIEGAAGFGAPVAISAAFLVGLGFRPLQAAILCLVANTAPVAWGAIGTPIRALGEVTGLDPELLSATAGRILPLLSLVVPCWLVRMMVGWRETLAVWPALLTMGGSFAAAQFAWSNFVGYELVDIISSIASLAAGVVLLKVWRPRQEWRFPEERAETGAGAEGGTDSVDLDPSGKLTPGRVARAWMPFGLLTALVILWGVPAIKGAMESATSFNPPMPRLHAPLADASTTLGWPAPVLDSASRSGAAFVSRVAKGEAVTGRAEPIASDFEKVTLDVAPVASTGTGIFLAAILSGALLGLGARDMLRIFGKTAYSLRWAAAAILCMLALGFVTKLSGMDAVLGLAFTRTGPMLYPIFGTLLGWLGVALTGSDTASNVLFGNLQRITAEKLGLDPILMASANSTGGVMGKMVDAQSIVVAAAATGEHGQEGRILRAVLVHSLALAMIVGAIVWLYAHVLPGVVPQPAPQAPASSPTDPG